The sequence ATGCCGATGACGCGCGGGCCGTTACTGGTGCGGATGACCTGGGCGCGGGCGCGCAGCCAGACATAATGACCCTTGGCATGGCGCATGCGGAAAATCTGGTCGATCTGGCGCAGATTGCCGCAACCGACGGCGCGGGCCAGTTCATAGAGGTTGCCGTCTTCGGAATGCATCATCCGGGCGGCATCGGAAAAGGACAGTGGTGCAGCCTTGGGCGGCATGCCCAGAATTTCGTAGAGCGAACCGGACCAGAACATGCGGCGCGAGGAAAGATCGAAATCCCACAGGCCACAGCGGCCGCGCGATAGCGCCGTTTCCACCCGCAGGTTGGATTCGGCGAAGATGTCGTCAGCGTCGCGGGCGCGCTTCACCTGCATGTAATAGGCGTAGAGCACGACGAGCAGGATCGAGGAGATGCCGGCAAACAGCGTCACGTTCATGGCGATTTCGCTGCGCCAGAAGGAGCGGATCGGCTGCAGCGAACGCGCAGCGATCACCATCGCGCCATCATCGCCGAAGGGGATCATCGTCGCATAATGCTGCTGGCCGTCAATATTCGTCTCGATGGTGCCGGGTGCGCCGGGAAAACGCTGCACGATGGCGATTTCGGGAAGCAAAGCGGGCAGCGACGTGCCGATATAGAGCATCGCTTCCTTGCCGGCGCCGGCGAAAATCCGGCCATTGCTGCCGGAGAGCAGCACCATGGTGCCATCGGCAAGGCTGCCCGATGGCAGAGCCGAAACGAGGCTCGCTTCTGCGCGGGCGCGGTCCTGCGCGGGAAAGACGGTGCCGTTGTTGAGAAGTGCCGCCTTGGCGGTCAGCGCCGTCAGCGCCGTGGAGTGGCGGGCGGCCTCTTCCATGCGGCTGTATTCGGCAACGATGCCGAGCATGCGCGAGGCCGCGACGACGACAAGGAAAGCAAGGATGAGAATGGGGATCAGGCGCTTCAGCAGGGTCTCGACCTGCGGTGCCGGGCGGTCGGAGCCATTCATCAAACCCATCAGGTCGCTGGAGAGCCTTTCGCCCCAGGCCGCAAGATCAGAAAATTTGGCATACGGCCGCTCATCGCCCGCAGTCGCCCGCCGCACGTTCGTCATTGTCCCGCCTTTTAGATGTCCCCAGTGATTCGAAGCGCCGCCGCTCGAATATCTCCAATGAATCAAATGCGATTCGCCGTGTCCAGAGGCAAAAGTTAAAAGAATTTTAACCCCTTGAACCGACTCCGTATTTTTTCGGGACGGTTTGTTTCCGCTCTGCCAAAACCGGGAATAATGAGTGAAATCAGTGAGCCGGCAGTCCAATGCCGGCTATTGCGTGGCGCGGGTGGAAGCGTGTTTCAGGTGCCGTCAAAGGCCTCGAGGGCAGGGCCGAGAGCGCTGATGACGCCATTGCCCGCAGCCGGCAGACCGGTCAGCACCGCGCTGATGATATCCTCACGGCTTGCGCCGCGCGCCCTGGCTTCCATGACATGAAAGCCGATGCCGCTTTCAAGGCGCAGGGCGGCCAGAATGCCGATATAGATCAGGCTTTGGGTCTTTCGATCGAGCGTGGACGCCATACCGAGACCCTGCACGGCTTGAAGCCATGCGGCACTGTGGGTGGGAGCGTCAGTCGTGAAGCGCGCAAATGAAGCGCTGGTCCTGGACATGTCGGTCATCTGCAATCCTTTCTGGTTCGGGGCCGCTTGCGGCCGCTCCAAACCATCATGTTGCGCAATGCGTTACGCCGCCTTGATGGATATCAAGACGGCGTTTTGGCATGTTCGGAATATTGGCGGAGCGGAAGTGCGGGTTCAGCCCTTCAGGATACGCCCGACAATGTCGCTCACATCCGTGGACAGGCCCTTCGCATCGGCAACGGTCGAAAGTGCCGCCCTGGCGTGTTCGGCGCGGCTCGCCTCCAGCGACCGCCATGAACGCATGGAGGTGAGAATGCGCGCGGCAAGCTGCGGGTTGCGTTTGTCGATGGCGATGATCTGTTCCGCCAGGAACCGATAGGCTGCACCGTCAGCGCGGTGGAAGCCGGTGGGGTTGGCGAAGGCAAGCGTGCCCACCAGCGAGCGGACGCGGTTCGGATTGGTGGCGATGAAATGTTTCGATTTCATCAGCGCCTTGATGCGATCAAGCGCGCCGTCGCCGGGAATGGCGGCCTGCAGCGAAAACCACTTGTCGAGGACAAGCGCATTGTCGGCAAAGCGCGTTTCGAAGGCGGCGAGCGCTTCTTTCGTCTCGGCGCTGTCGGGGAAACGCTGGGTCAGTACGCCGAGCGCATGGGCGAGATCGGTCATGTTGGTGGCGTCGGCATAGGCTTTCGCCGCGCGTTCCGGTGTCTCCTCGGCAAAGGCGAGGTAGGTCAATGCGCCGTTGCGCAGCGAGCGGCGTCCGGCGCTGTCCGCATCCGGGCTATAGGCGTCGTTGTCACCCGCATCGTCCGCAAGCCGCCGCAGGGTTTCAAGCCCGGCTGTCGCCACCGCCTTGATCGTGGCGTTGCGCGCCTTGTGAATGGCGTCCGGATCGGTATTGCCGCCCAGTTCACGGGCAATATCCGTCTCGCTCGGCAGCGCCAGCGCCTGTGCGCGGAAAGCGGGCTCAAGCCCATCATTGCCGATGATTTCGATAAGCGTCGCGGTGAGGTCCGCATCCGTGCGTATCTCTTCACCGTTCTGCACCGCCTTGGTGGCGGCAATCAGCACCGGCAGGGAGAGATCGGTGAGCGCCTGGAAACGGGCAAACATGTCAGTCTCATGCCGGGCGATCTGCACCAGATCGGCCGCGCTCTGTTCGAAATGCATGTTGACCGGCGCGGAGAAGCTGCGGTTGATCGACAGAACCGGCCGTGAGGAAATACCGGAGAAGGAAAATGTCTGATTGCGCCCGGTAAGGTGCAATACACCGTTGCGGTACTCACCGCCTTCGACGGCCTGCGGTTCGGCGATCTGGCCGTTGTCGAGGATCAGCGCCAGCGACAGCGGAATGTGCCGTGGCTGTTTCACCGGCTGGCCGGGTGTCGGTGTGGTGGTCTGTTCCAGTGTCAGGCTGAACGTGGCCTTGCCCGTGTCGTAAGCGGCGGAGACGGAGACCAGCGGCGTGCCGGCCTCGGTGTACCACAGCGAAAACTGCGAAAGATCGCGGCCGCTGGCATCGGCAAAGCTCTTGACGAAATCCTCAACCGTCGCCGCTTCGCCGTCATGACGTTCGAAATAAAGGTCCATGCCCTTCTTGAAATCGTCAGCACCGAGGATCGTGGCGATCATGCGGGTGACTTCGGCACCCTTTTCATAAACGGTCGTCGTGTAGAAATTGTTGATTTCCCGATAGGTATCGGGACGCGGCGGATGCGCCAGCGGACCGGAATCCTCCGGAAACTGCTCCGATTTCAGATGACGCACATCGGCAATGCGCTTGACCGGGCGCGAGCGCATGTCGGCGGAAAATTCCTGGTCGCGATAAACCGTCAGGCCTTCCTTCAGGCACAGCTGGAACCAGTCGCGGCAGGTGATGCGGTTGCCGGTCCAGTTGTGGAAATATTCATGCGCGATGATGCGCTCGATATTGGCGTAGTCCGCGTCGGAGGCGGTTTCCGGATCGGCCAGCACGAATTTGTCGTTGAAGACGTTGAGACCCTTGTTCTCCATTGCCCCCATGTTGAAATCGGATACGGCGACGATCATGAAGATATCGAGGTCGTATTCGCGGCCGAAACGCTCCTCGTCCCATTTCATCGAACGCTTCAGCGCATCCATGGCATAGGCCGCACGCGGCTCCTTGCCGTGCTCGACATAAATCTTCAGCGC comes from Rhizobium rhizogenes and encodes:
- a CDS encoding carboxymuconolactone decarboxylase family protein, yielding MTDMSRTSASFARFTTDAPTHSAAWLQAVQGLGMASTLDRKTQSLIYIGILAALRLESGIGFHVMEARARGASREDIISAVLTGLPAAGNGVISALGPALEAFDGT
- the pepN gene encoding aminopeptidase N, whose protein sequence is MRTDTGQIVHLADYRPTDFVLERVDLTFELDPRNTKVEARLIFHRREGTERQAPLVLDGDELTLSSLLLDQVELPAGQYEATPDSLTIRDLPAETPFEICITNYINPQVNTQLMGLYRTNGVYCTQCEAEGFRRITYFPDRPDVLAPYTVTIIAAKEGNPLLLSNGNFLGGGNYDEGRHFAAWFDPHPKPSYLFALVAGDLGVVEDTFTTMSGREVALKIYVEHGKEPRAAYAMDALKRSMKWDEERFGREYDLDIFMIVAVSDFNMGAMENKGLNVFNDKFVLADPETASDADYANIERIIAHEYFHNWTGNRITCRDWFQLCLKEGLTVYRDQEFSADMRSRPVKRIADVRHLKSEQFPEDSGPLAHPPRPDTYREINNFYTTTVYEKGAEVTRMIATILGADDFKKGMDLYFERHDGEAATVEDFVKSFADASGRDLSQFSLWYTEAGTPLVSVSAAYDTGKATFSLTLEQTTTPTPGQPVKQPRHIPLSLALILDNGQIAEPQAVEGGEYRNGVLHLTGRNQTFSFSGISSRPVLSINRSFSAPVNMHFEQSAADLVQIARHETDMFARFQALTDLSLPVLIAATKAVQNGEEIRTDADLTATLIEIIGNDGLEPAFRAQALALPSETDIARELGGNTDPDAIHKARNATIKAVATAGLETLRRLADDAGDNDAYSPDADSAGRRSLRNGALTYLAFAEETPERAAKAYADATNMTDLAHALGVLTQRFPDSAETKEALAAFETRFADNALVLDKWFSLQAAIPGDGALDRIKALMKSKHFIATNPNRVRSLVGTLAFANPTGFHRADGAAYRFLAEQIIAIDKRNPQLAARILTSMRSWRSLEASRAEHARAALSTVADAKGLSTDVSDIVGRILKG